The Psychrobacter sp. P11G3 genomic interval GACAACCAAGCTAGATTTGCTGCTGCGGTGTGTCAATACTTGCATAAATAGCTGTTGAGCCATCTTTGTTAAGCTGCATCACTTTATATGGCATAAATTTATCTTGGTATTCCATACCAGGGCTACCGACTGGCATGCTCGGTACGGCAAGTCCGATCGCATCACTTGGCGGGTTTTTTAGGAACTGCGCCATATACTTAGCAGGGACATGACCTTCGAAAACGTAGCCATCGGTAGTAACGGTGGTATGGCAAGAGCGCATTTGCTGCGGTACGCTGTATCGCTCTTTAAATAAGGATACGTCTTCGACATTCTGTGCGGTTGCGTTTAGACCATGACCTTCGGCATAACCAACCCATTCTTTGCAGCAGCCACAATTGGCATCTTTATAGACGGTGGCTGAGATGTTTTTTAGGATAGTTGATTGGGTATCTGAAGGAGCGCTGATAGGTGTCGTTTCAGCTGTTGGTTGCTCCGTGTGCGTAGTTTGCACGTTTTGCGTAGCAATAGTTGGCTCAGTCGCTGGTGTTGAGTCAGCAGCAGCGGAATTAGGTTGACTACAAGCGGCAATCGTTAACGATAATGGCAATACCACGATCGCCGAGAGCACACGGCCAGATATCTGATGATGTTCATTAATAAATCTATTGGTATAGCGTCTCATAAAACCACTCCCGAGCGTCTGTCTGACGATTAAATATTATAAAAATTAGAGCCAAATCACTGGATAAAATAGCACTGGATAAAATAGTACTAGTAAAGCTTAAAACTCAAATCGAAAAAAGCAGCACTATTGAGCACTGCATTTTGTACAAAAAATCAATGTTGCATGTCGGATCCATCACCTGACATATCCATCTCACCATCAAATGACATATCCAACATACTATCGTCTAACCGAGTCGTTAGCATGGTGTACTGGTTTTCATTTAGGTCAGGTAACGATCTAATAAAAGCGACCATCGCCCACATCCTGTCATCATCGTGAGTAGCGCCCCAAGCGGGCATGCCAGACGCCATAATGCCATGTTTAATCGCCCAAAAGCTTTGTCTGGCACCAGCTTCGGTTTGATAGCGCTTAACGATATCCGCCTCGGTAAAATTAGGAGGCTTTGGGTACATACCGCTATTTAAATCTGTGCTGTTGACGCCGGGAGACAAATGACAGCCTGCACACATATCTTTGTAATCTGCACCGCCCGAGCTGATCATTTCCGCCTTCTTTAAATTGGGAACCAAAATATTCTTACTGGCATGTTCAATCGAGCGTGTGCGGGCAGTTTCTAAAAAATCGTAAACCAGCGGACTATGAGCTCGATCAGCACCGATATTTATCATGCCACTAGTCACCGTAATAAAAATACCCGTAATAGCGACAAAGACAGTAAAAAGTATTCCTAACAAGAACTTCATAGGTTTGTCCTAAAAATCCATTTTCTTTAATATCCCATTACTGCTTGATCAGCTTCTCTGACAATATAGTCAAGTCTATATAAATCCGCTACAGCGTCATCCTCGCTAAGCATACTAATGTATAACTTACACTCGGTTTCCTTGTATCGAAATTATATTGAACTGACTATAGTATTGAACTTATAAATTGATGTTTAAGAGTCGCTATCGCTGCTCACACAGTGCTTTTGGTACATCGCTTTCATTTTGCTCATGTTGGCCATCATGGCTTTCATAGCAGGATCATTCATATCCATTTTGCTATGATCCATTTTTTGCATCATCTGCATATGCTTTTGCATTTTCTCACAGTTCATTTGGTCTTTTTCAGCATGCATTTTTGGGTCATGTGCCAAAGCAGAGGTTGAAACAACTAAAGCTATAGCAGTTGCTACGATTGATTTAGACAGTGGCATTGATTTGAGCAGTGGCATTGGTTTGAGCAGTGGCATTGATTTGAATAGTGACATGGTAAATCCTTATTTGATTTAGTATGTAGTCGAAAAGACTTTAAGATATTAAGTTACTTTAAAGCATACTTTAGTGGTTCTGACAGAGAGATGACGGTAAGATTACAATTCTGTCATCTTGAGATTTTTTGATGTTCAAAGTGGGGTTATGCTTTACTATGCTAGGTAAGCGTGAAAGGTATATGGGAAGCTATTATGAAAGTACTGCTGGTAGAAGATGAATTGAAGCTTGGCGAGTATATAAAAAAAGGCTTAACCGAGGCTGGGTTTATCGTGGATCATCAGCTAACAGGATTAGACGGCTATCATGCATTGATGACGGAAGAATTTAGTGTGATATTGATGGATGTGATGCTGCCTGATGTTAGTGGCTTTGAGCTGGTGCGTAATTACCGAGCGGCTGGCAAGCATACACCTGTGTTATTTCTAACCGCAAAAGATGACTTAAGTGACAAGATAAAAGGGATTGAGATTGGTGGTGATGATTATTTGACCAAGCCTTTTGCCTTTGCAGAATTGATCGTCAGGATGAAAAGCTTATTACGACGTGCCAATCAAGCCGACTATCAAAGTACGATTATGCAAATAGCGGATCTCAAGATGGACATTGGCAAGCGTACGGTGCATAGAGGAGATAAGCCTATTAAGCTCACGGCAAAAGAGTTTTCCTTATTACAGTTTTTATTAGAGCGCCGCGGTGAAGTGCTTCCACGCTCAATCATCGCCTCTCAAGTATGGGATATGAACTTCGAAAATGATACCAATGTGATTGATGTGGCGATAAGGCGTCTTCGTATAAAAATAGACGATGATCATGATGCAAAGCTGATTCATACAGTGCGCGGGATGGGCTATCGGTTAGAAGCTGTCGATACGGCGCTTGATAGCAAACCATCTCACGAAGCTGGCAATGTCTAATATGAAATATAGGTTTGATAATCGGCGCTTGCCACTATTATGGCGTACTGTGTTGTTGCTCACGATATTTGTTGTTATATCGCAGGTTATTATTTATATATGGATACAGCGTTCTGTTAAAGGCCATTTTGAGCAAATGGATGCTGAGATTATGACCCATGCGGCTTTTAATCTACGTAAACGATTTATAGAACCTAGTAGCCCTATAACTTCTCAAACCCTACCTAGCTCTCAAAATCCATTGAATAGTCAACAGCCGCGAAGAGCGGCATCTGACGTAATGCCTGATGGAGATACTTCTACCGCAGCGATATCAGATGAAGCTGATCATCAGCATTCTTCTTGGCTGGATTACGATCTAAAAACCATTATCGCTAATAAAGAAGGGCAGATACTGTCTAGTACCCCCAATAACTTTGCTCAAGAGCTAGGGGAAGGGTTTAATCTGTCATCACTGAAACAAAATAATGATAAGCAACAGTTTGTGATGAATATCAACAGCCGATACTATCGAGCAATGGTCATTGAAGACGACAAAATGCTTGCGCTTATCGCACTGCCTATAGATGTGCATCATCAGTATTTATTACAGTTCAATCGACAGCTTAGTATGATTTTGTTCGCGATTACCTTGTTGCTTGTCTCAGTAGCGGCATTGGGTGTGTACTGGGGTTTTGCACCTTTGGCGACCATCGTCCAAAAAATGAAAAGAATGAATCCTGACAAATTGGATGACAGAGTCACGGTCAGTGATATGCCGTTAGAGCTGCGACCATTAGCAGAATCTTACAACTCAATGATGGCCAAGCTTGAAAGTAATTTTGAATCATTGTCACGGTTTTCAGACAATATCGCCCATGAGCTGCGCACTCCAATAGCGACACTCAGCACGCAAACGCAAGTCATGTTAAATAAACCGAGAGCTGGTGATGAATACATTGAGCAGCTACATCATCAGCATGACACGTTAGAGCAGCTGTCGGCCATGATAAATAATATGCTGCTGCTGGCAAAAACCCAAAAAGGATTGAGTGACTCGCAAATCAGTCATGTGGATACGGACCGTTTAATCACCAATCTCGTTGATTACTACGAAATGATTGCAGAAGACAGAGGTATCGCTATTGAAACCAAAGGT includes:
- a CDS encoding heavy metal response regulator transcription factor, which codes for MKVLLVEDELKLGEYIKKGLTEAGFIVDHQLTGLDGYHALMTEEFSVILMDVMLPDVSGFELVRNYRAAGKHTPVLFLTAKDDLSDKIKGIEIGGDDYLTKPFAFAELIVRMKSLLRRANQADYQSTIMQIADLKMDIGKRTVHRGDKPIKLTAKEFSLLQFLLERRGEVLPRSIIASQVWDMNFENDTNVIDVAIRRLRIKIDDDHDAKLIHTVRGMGYRLEAVDTALDSKPSHEAGNV
- a CDS encoding c-type cytochrome, which encodes MKFLLGILFTVFVAITGIFITVTSGMINIGADRAHSPLVYDFLETARTRSIEHASKNILVPNLKKAEMISSGGADYKDMCAGCHLSPGVNSTDLNSGMYPKPPNFTEADIVKRYQTEAGARQSFWAIKHGIMASGMPAWGATHDDDRMWAMVAFIRSLPDLNENQYTMLTTRLDDSMLDMSFDGEMDMSGDGSDMQH
- a CDS encoding DUF411 domain-containing protein — translated: MRRYTNRFINEHHQISGRVLSAIVVLPLSLTIAACSQPNSAAADSTPATEPTIATQNVQTTHTEQPTAETTPISAPSDTQSTILKNISATVYKDANCGCCKEWVGYAEGHGLNATAQNVEDVSLFKERYSVPQQMRSCHTTVTTDGYVFEGHVPAKYMAQFLKNPPSDAIGLAVPSMPVGSPGMEYQDKFMPYKVMQLNKDGSTAIYASIDTPQQQI
- a CDS encoding ATP-binding protein, producing MKYRFDNRRLPLLWRTVLLLTIFVVISQVIIYIWIQRSVKGHFEQMDAEIMTHAAFNLRKRFIEPSSPITSQTLPSSQNPLNSQQPRRAASDVMPDGDTSTAAISDEADHQHSSWLDYDLKTIIANKEGQILSSTPNNFAQELGEGFNLSSLKQNNDKQQFVMNINSRYYRAMVIEDDKMLALIALPIDVHHQYLLQFNRQLSMILFAITLLLVSVAALGVYWGFAPLATIVQKMKRMNPDKLDDRVTVSDMPLELRPLAESYNSMMAKLESNFESLSRFSDNIAHELRTPIATLSTQTQVMLNKPRAGDEYIEQLHHQHDTLEQLSAMINNMLLLAKTQKGLSDSQISHVDTDRLITNLVDYYEMIAEDRGIAIETKGEFSAVLGDKSLLQRLFANLISNAIYYAAQDSVITIRADRVNSDEIVDTTITSLQQSKQAVLRMTITNQLDEPLAQSEADKLFERFYRHYKTIERHTGTGLGLSIVQSIVGAHNGNVSITIKDDDYFQVSVELLAEV